One Coregonus clupeaformis isolate EN_2021a chromosome 36, ASM2061545v1, whole genome shotgun sequence genomic window, TATTTATTTTCATTAAAAAATAAACTGGTATGTGTGTAGAGCGTGCTTTGCAAAAATATTGTGTTCAATTGTTCTACATGCAGCCCTCTGTGCATCAAATCTTCCTGTGCCTTAGTTCCAATAGCAGCTTGTGAATTTGGAACTGTTTTCAAAGTTTCCTTTCTATTAATGATGGGGGACAAAGCACATTGCTGTGGAGCACATTTCATGTCATTTTCAAATAGTCTTATGTCAGCTAATGACTTGATCAATTTATGTGAATTAAGCTAAAAACAACAGCCttaatattgttttacaaaaggGATATCACTGCATTTTAGCCATATCTGCTCCCAGGTGAGCTTACACAATTGATTTAGTATGTTTCACAATGACATCCAGGTAACTATACATGTACTTTCTTTTAATAAAACTCATGATTTGTATACCTGTCTCTTATTTCTTTGGAAAGTCACCTGATAATTCTTTGTATTTATAAACTACAGAAAAAGTTGTCTGTTTGTACAAGTTCTAGAACATTTCATACTGCCTTTTTCTCAAAATAAAACCCTCAGCTAATTACAGATATCTACAGGGCTAAAAGTGAAGGATGCATCTATGTACAGAGAGCTCTGCCTCAAATGCCTGAGATTTGCCCAACAGACTTGACTACAACAGGGCCACCACATCCTCTGCGTACGTGTGGCTTGCCGTTGTCATGGTGACAAGGTCATGGGGTTGAGCGAGAACGACCACTGAGTCTGCCGAGCCTAGAAAGAGGGAGTAAAGGAAGAGATGAGTTCGAAGGAGGGAAGACATTAAATAAAATAACTTACATGGTCATAGTTAGGCTATGTTCCCCTGGACGATACCCTTGATTTCAGTGAAGTCCTGAATAATATCATAACAGCATCGCTAACTGTAAAAGAGTATTAGGATTGGAGAGTATTGGGGTTTTGCATTTCTGACGGGTTGtatgacaaggtgtgtgtgtctaCCTTGGCCTCGCAGCATGGCGTGGTGGATGTTAATTGGCTCCACCCCTGTAGTCATGGTGACCATGGTGTCGCCGGGCGACCCGTCGGCCTCCAGTAGACTGCTGTGTGTCAGAGCCTcacctgtcaatcacacacaGGGGACATGCTGTACATCACAGGTACGTTTGTGCTGGGTTGGAAAAAACGCTTGGAACCAGGCTTGGCGACCACTGGCCTAGTTCATGTGTGTGTTACCCGTTTCTCTGCCCTCGTTCCCCAGAGCCTCCTCTCCGTGTCTCTTCCTCATGTGGACGTTCCTGCTGCCGCTCTGAGAGAACGTCTTCCCACAGATCCCACACTGGTGGGGCTTCTCTCCTGGAACACGATATACACAGTAACACATATCAGTGGTagcatcttaaatggcaccctatacagtgcactaccttTAAGCATAAggccataaggctctggtcaaaaggagtgcactatataggaaatagggtgtcatttaagaCACAACCAGTGACACACACTGAAGCTAAAGTTATGTGTTCATAGACAGTAGGAACTCGATTTCCACATATTCAGTTGACATAGTTAAACAAAGCTAACTGTTGTAATttcactatacagtgggggaaaaaattatttagtcagccaccaattgtgcaagttctcccacttaaaaagatgagagaggcctgtaattttcatcataggtacacgtcaactatgacagacaaaatgaggaaaaaaattccagaaaatcacattgtaggatttttaatgaatttatttgcaaattatggtggaaaataagtatttggtcaataacaaaaatttctcaatacttttttatataccctttgttggcaatgacacaggtcaaatgttttctggaagtcttcacaaggttttcacacactgttgctggtattttggcccattcctccatgcagatctcctctagagcagtgatgttttggggctgtcgctgggcaacacggactttcaactccctccaaagattttctatggggttgagatctggagactggctaggccactccaggaccttgaaatgcttcttacgaagccactccttcgttgcccgggcggtgtgtttgggatcattgtcatgctgaaagacccacccacgtttcatcttcaatgcccttgctgatggaaggaggttttcactcaaaatctcacgatacatgtccccattcattctttcctttacacggatcagtagtcctggtccctttgcagaaaaacagccccaaagcatgatgtttccacccccatgcttcacagtaggtatggtgttctttggatgcaactcagcattctttgtcctccaaacacgatcgagttgagtttttaccaaaaagttctattttggtttcatctgaccatatgacattctcccaatcctcttctggatcatccaaatgcactctagcaaacttcagacgggcctggacatgtactggcttaagcagggggacacgtctggcactgcaggatttgagtccctggcagcgtagtgtgttactgatggtaggctttgttactttggtcccagctctctgcaggtcattcactaggtcccccccgtgtggttctgggatttttgctcaccgttcttgtgatcattttgaccccacggggtgagatcttgcgtggagccccagatcgagggagattatcagtggtcttgtatgtcttccatttcctaataattgctcccacagttgatttcttcaaaccaagctgcttacctattgcagattcagtcttcccagcctggtgcaggtctacaattttgtttctggtgtcctttgacagctctttggtcttggccatagtggagtttggagtgtgactgtttgaggttgtggacaggtgtcttttatactgataacaagttcaaacaggtgccattaatacaggtaacgagtggaggacagaggagcctcttaaagaagaagttacaggtctgtgagagccagaaatcttgcttgtttgtaggtgaccaaatacttattttccaccataatttgcaaataaattcattaaaaatcctacaatgtgattttctggattttttttcctcaatttgtctgtcatagttgacgtgtacatatgatgaaaattacaggccactctcatctttttaagtgggagaacttgcacaattggtggctgactaaatactttttttccccactgtatatagaatgaAAAGCTGAAACTGGCGTGTTGTTCCCACCTGAGTGTACGAGCGTGTGTTTGCGTAGACTGGAGTACTCAGCGAAGGACCGACCACAACCATCTGCTTCACACAAGAAGGGCTTCTCAcctacagacaacacacacaccaattaaTGATCACACgtttcctacacacacacacacacgcttgaaGGTAGATACAGTATTAAGGCTTCTCACCtgtagacaacacacacacacacaatgatcacACTTTTTTTCTCAGACCAAGCATTATACCACTCtctcccacacaaacacacttagCACATATCCTCCCACATCACTGAAAACACTTGAaacatataaaatacattttactttACTTCTATGCTGTACTACCGGATACAGAGCAGACTAAAAGAGATGTCCGTCCTGCGTATGTGCGCTTGAGCTCTAGCTCTGTGtacctctatgtgtgtgtgtgtgtgtgtgtgtgtgtgtgtgtgtttctgactgtCCCCAcctgtgtgcgtgcgtttgtggTTTTTGAGGTTTCCTGCGGTGGTGAACTTCTTGCTACAGTTCTTCTCCTTGCAGATGAAGGGCTTGTCTCCGTTGTGAGTTCTCATGTGGACCTGCAGACGCTGCAGTACgtagaaactcttcccacagcccTCCGCCCCACACCGGAACGTACGGTCGttcctgacacacacacgcaagcaagcACATACACAGACGTATATGAACATTTGAGGTGATATTTGAGAATATGGagaatatggtgtgtgtgtgtgtgtgtgtgtacctgtgtgttttGAGGTGATATTTGAGGTGAGCAGGCCAGGTGAAGGTTCTGTAGCAGCCCTCAAAGGAGCAGCGGAGGATCTGTTTAGACGACAGCGTACGATTGGTCCTCGTCGGCTGTTCTCTCTTCGCCCCCTCCGACAGGAAGCTGGGCAGGTGGTCACCTAGGCAACAAAAGCAGAGTGATATCATGTACTGAAGTCTTCCTGTGCATTATAGTGCACAGGAAGAGTACCTGCTGCTTTtgcagcggctaatggggatcctaataaataccaaataccCAGTATCAGCTAAATATAACACTTGTTCTTCAGTCAGTGGCCGGTTGGTGAATGTaaactagggctgaccccatttagtcgactggttgaTTTATTTTCATGATGCACAACACAACAATCTGATTggcgcctgtctcagtggactaatccattgcggaggccacagggatggcacagtccatcacttagacatgtgatactgaaattgtatattgttatattatgtaaaaaaaatctaatgttattttataacaaatgcgcatTCTCACGTGTTGGATATGGTCACGGTTCTGAAACATTATATTCAGTGCACCGTAGAATTGGTGCCTTTccccatgttgctatgtgcataatagctaaattaaccagcatattgggattgagaacaatgcggcggaggcagcagcagcagagacgaGGGAACAGCTCTTGCCTTAAGCCCTATTCAAACTAGATTCATTTAACTGGGGAGGGGAATATAATTATGTGCACAAGCACAAAACAACACATCTGTCATTTTAGTCCTGTCCGAATCTGCCATGGCAGTAATTTGtacatggcaggagagtaacaattccAGCCAGTAAAACATATTGTGCCTATTTAATGTAACCCTTGCTGTTTATAGATAGCAAAGCAGCATAAAACGAACCTAAACGTTTGGAAATTATAAGTTCACTTTCGCATTCATAGACTTAAAACGCATCCCAAGTGCAAGTGCactgtttagctcacatctgaaggcttgggggcatttaggacgtcgactgcggatcgctaaaatattctaatgattatgatcacatttcctcaattcaaatattatggagacactataccaaagatggtttggtatggtttagaaacttgggaaccaagctcgagttatcagtgtagcccTATTATCGCCTGGAGTtgttgaaatatcttcacgcctagaaAAAAACCTCTAGGCTTGCGTCATAACTGTCAATTTATttgaaaaaaaattaagaaatacagggggcagtttggagAAAAACTAATCCTGTCCGAATGGTCCTCTGGAATAACGGACATTCTGGGGtaattacataaccaacgttctctagtaatactagtcctCCTATATGAATAAGCCTTAgcctaattgtctaagaaaattgaggagagagcaaaccaacttaattaggtctataatcaataccctaactgttaaatgtgcctggagTATAGATcatccatatacagtaccagtcaaaggtttggacacacctactcattccagtgtttttctttatttttactattttctacattgtagaataattgtgaagacatcaaaactatgaaataacacatatagaatcatgtagtaactaaaaaagtgttaaaccaaaTATATCTTATattagtagccaccctttgctttgatgacagctttgcacactcttggcactctcTTTTTTTGTTAGAACAGGCTGGTATTCCttattatttagtgttgtttacactgttccaaacaggcagaaaaataaatattgtaatctaacagcaccggtttgtacattttgtcacacataatatgcacgcagctctcgctcctataccctcctttttcttggtCTGCtttttattacaattattattatgatcatcattataataataagtaatgtcgtTATCAGGAGTAGGCTTTGGAtagtagccttgtataaccaccattgagctgcaggcctaagagcgcatcctgtttagtcttaataccttaacttacttaggcctatatttctatatataggctactgaatcaatcaatcatttattcgttcatgccatcacacagcatacgagacattcatgctttgaaatgcaatcaagcattttagtttaaatgaaaaaacaaataattagcctaaacaataaataaactgcaactgtttttagtctgcTGTAATAAAAGGCtttatgttatttatttttcattagACCAGACTCTCTGGTATacttatttatttagtgttgtttacactgttccaaatggtcagaaaaagtaataataatgtaatctaacagcaactgtttggcacacataatactcACGCAACAGTTGCTCATATACCCtcctgcacgcaccacttttccgttattatttcaaattttttgaaacaagtaatttttttcatttcacttctccaatttggactattttctgtatgtccattacatgaaatccaaataaaaatccacttaaattacaggttgtaatgcaacaaaataggaaaaacgccaagggggatgaatacttttgcaaggcacagtaagtcaaatgtcttccacaGATCTGACTTCTCCTTTCcttcctgagcaaccagtaaacatttgcCTGTTTCGAGTTTCTTTTTCACGTCCTCCGCATCCATTTCTGTCGACATTACTGTGTTCCGAGTCTGTTATGACCAATATATTGATGTCattatgataggctataggtcaggccctattggacACATGCATGTGATGCTTACAtgtttcacgtaaagagagcaagggttgagggaatagggaatgtgtttcctaaacaaattagggattttGGTTACAGAACTTCTGTCTGAAACAAGTAAGAAACTAAATGgctgaaatcaatcaatcaatcaatcaattttattttatatagcccttcttacatcagctaatatctcgaagtgctgtacagaaacccagcctaaaaccccaaacagctagtaatgcaggtgtagaagcaagAAATGATGTTTCAGCTTCAGCACGGACAGCACAATAGACACCTGCTGTGCTGTGGTGCCTTTCCGCAGCAGTAGGGAGGAGAGTGAGACAGCGTGCGTCAGTCACACAGGCACTTACTGTCATTTTTTTTAACAAAGTGTGACCATCGGGCTctttcttgagtcatttgtgtgtcttcattattgaatcaaacagtgtgcttaaagcatcagacaagctcagtgcatatgtagTTGGTTTTATTCAAACACATAAGGTGTGTAAATAGAAAAATAATTGAAAGAACAGAACTCTCGGTCGaccaatcttttttttttttgtcggggacagccctacagTAAACCATCATTAAAAGTCAACCCAACACCATAAAAACCCATCAAAAAAATAAGTGAGACATTACTGTTGCTGCCATTCCCAGCCCTAGCGTCCTGGCTAGCCTTGGCATCTTTAGCCAGCTGTGCCCGCGTTGCTGCGATGAGGCTGTCGTGCGCCAGCTCCTGTACCCGCAGGTACCAGGGGGCAGTGCCGTCCAAGCCACACTCCCCAGACGAGAtcacctcttcttcctcctcctctgccccATCTGCTGAGAAGATTAGTGGCTCAGAGGAGGCTGCTAGGCCTGGAGAAAGAGGGTGGGAgggtggggagggatggagggtggagcaGGAGAGAGTTTGTCAGGGCATGATGAAGTGTCCTTGTCACGTTATCTCAGTCCTACAATATAAACAAAACAAGGTCATAAGAGAATAAATGTGATCATttgccagacagagacagagcataGCACAGACAGATCATCCAGAGATGAGATAATGACACTTGTCGGTGCATTTGCTTGACATTTCAAAGCTGCTTTGTCACACCAAAGTACAGATAACAATTAAATACAGCATTCATTTCAATACTAGGGATGAGCACGGTTATTCGAATATCAGATTGGATGATAAATAACATATGGCAGCTGCGAGTTGACTAGACGACAttgtgtctctctccacctccctgaaCACCACTTCCTCACACACCGACCCATCCCACACCCGCTTCTGCAGCAGCAGAGTCACCGTATCTCCCTCGTGCAGCAACTGTTCAGGTTAAAAAAGCTAAGTAAAAAAtagtatttggacaaatttcaCAAAAAGTGTACCAAAGTACatggtcaaaagtatgtggacacccattcaaattaatggatttggttatttcagccacacctgtgtataaaatcgagcacacagccatgcaatctccatagaaaacattggcagtagaatggcccgtactgaagagctcagtgactttcaacatgacacagtcattggatgccacccttccaacaagtcagttcatcaaatttctgccctgctagagctgccccggtcaactgtaagtgctcttattgtgaagtggaaatgtctaggagcaacaacggctcagccacgaagtggtaggccacacaagatcacagaatgggaccgccgagtgctgaagtgcgcggcgcggttgcaacactcactacggagttccaaactgcctctgaaagcaaagtcagcacaagaactgttcgtctggagcataatgaaatgggtttccatggccaagcagccacacacaagcctaagatgccAAGCGtagactggagtggtgtaaagctcgccgccattggactctggagcagtgcaactttgtggcaacagtttggggaaggccctttcctgtttcagcatgacaatgccccccgtggacaaagcgaggtccatacagaaatggcttgtagagatcagtgtggaagaacttgactggcctgcacagagccctgacctcaaccccatcgaacaccttagggatgaattggaacgcagactgcgagcaacgcctaatcacccaacatcagtgcccgacctcactattgatcttgtggctgaatggaagcaagtcctcgcagcaatattccaacatctagtggaaagccttcccagaagagtggaggctgttatagcagcaaaggggggagcaACTCCacattaatgtccatgattttggaatgagacgttcgatgagcaggtgtccacatacttttgtttagCATTTGGTCCCAttttcctagcacacaatgactacatcaagcttgtgactctacaaactcgttggatgcatttgcagctAGTTTTGGTTGTGTTATCTATTTATCCTGgtactggtcactattactcttgttaaatgtatatattaccattaatatattaccataagtatttatatattcctgcttcgtcacttttcagccctgtttacatgtacataaataaagggaacactaaaataacacatcctagatctgaatgaatgaaataatcttattaaatacttttttctttacatagttgaatgtgctgacaacaaaaccacacaaaaatgatcaatggaaatcaaatgtatcaacccatggaggtctggatttggagtcaccctcaaaatttaagtggaaaaccacactacaggctgatccaactttgatgtaatgtccttaaaacaagtcaaaattaggctcaggagtgtgtgtggcctccacgtgcctgtatgacctccctacaacgcctgggcatgctactgatgaggtggcggatggtctcctgagggatctcctcccagacctggactaaagcatccgccaactcctggacagtctgtggtgcaacgtggcgttggtggatggagagagacatgatgtcccagatgtgctcaattggattcaggtctggggaacgggcgggccagtccatagcatcaatgccttcctcttgcaggaactgctgacacactccagccacatgaggtctagcattgtcttgcattaggaggaacccagggccaaccgcaccagcatatggtctcacaaggggtctgaggatctcatctcggtacctaatggcagtcaggctacctctggcgagcacatggagggctgtgcggcccccaaagaaatgccaccccacaccatgactgacccaccgccaaaccggtcatgctggaggatgttgcaggcagcagaacattctccacggcgtctccagactctgtcacgtctgtcacatgtgctcagtgtgaacctgctttcatctgtgaagagcacagggcgccagtggcgaatttgccaatcttggtgttctctggcaaatgccaaacgtcctgcacggtgttgggctgtaagcacaacccccacctgtggacgtcgggccctcataccaccctcattaaatctgtttctgaccgtttgagcagacacatgcacatttgtggcctgctggaggtcattttgcagggctctggcagtgctcctcctgctcctccttgcacaaaggcggaggtagcggtcctgctgctgggttgttgccctcctacggcctcctccacgtctcctgatgtactggcctgtctcctggtagcgcctccatgctctggacactacgctgacagacacagcaaaccttcttgccacagctcgcattgatgtgccatcctggatgagctgcactacctgagccacttgtgtgggttgtagactacgtctcatgctaccactagagtgaaagcaccgccagcattcaaaagtgaccaaaacatcagccaggaagaataggaacagtcctttattgggggtgtcttgctaattgcctataatgtccacctgttgtctattccatttgcacaacagcatgtgaaatgtattgtcaatcagtgttgcttcttaagcggacagtttgatttcacagaagtgtgattgacttggagttacattgtgttgtttaagtgttccctttatttttttgagcagtgtatatcctaCCACCAGTCACTTTTTATGTATAAACCAacctcaaccactccagtacccctgcacattgaataaggtactggcactgacctgtatatacatatattctCGTGTTTCTTCAACGTATATCGCACTTCcggtgtttttttattttattatattttctaTATTAATATTACCATCACtgcaaccggccgtgatcgggagtcccatagggcggcgcacaattggaccaacGTCGGCCTAacgggggctttacttggctcatcgcgctctagtgcctccttgtggtgggccgggcgcctgcaggccgacctcggtcatcagttgaatggtgtttcctctgacacattggtgcggctggcttccggtttaagcgggcgggtgttaagatgcgcggtttggcaggtcaatgttttggaggatgcatgactcgacctttgcctcccgagcccgttgcagcgacgagacaagatcgaaattggggagaaaaaggtggtaaaatacaaacaaaataaacaaaaacataatgaataatgatgagtaagaaagttacagaggctagaTTTCGGTtcctggcccaacactcttaacctctaggctacctcaCTCATCATGATTATCccataatcatagtagcatccacattcatgtagaagtgtt contains:
- the LOC121552726 gene encoding zinc finger protein 410-like; translation: MLSDEFDSKPELLVQFVQNASIPLGQGLEDSEPKHICLPLLAPADSSLCTQLGLTEGGLSHVSARSPSLSEFGGAERSSMVVHHHHPRNPYTPPSPPLVLHDLQRSESTSYVLLNLAKGLAASSEPLIFSADGAEEEEEEVISSGECGLDGTAPWYLRVQELAHDSLIAATRAQLAKDAKASQDARAGNGSNSDHLPSFLSEGAKREQPTRTNRTLSSKQILRCSFEGCYRTFTWPAHLKYHLKTHRNDRTFRCGAEGCGKSFYVLQRLQVHMRTHNGDKPFICKEKNCSKKFTTAGNLKNHKRTHTGEKPFLCEADGCGRSFAEYSSLRKHTLVHSGEKPHQCGICGKTFSQSGSRNVHMRKRHGEEALGNEGRETGEALTHSSLLEADGSPGDTMVTMTTGVEPINIHHAMLRGQGSADSVVVLAQPHDLVTMTTASHTYAEDVVALL